A window of Lepus europaeus isolate LE1 chromosome 11, mLepTim1.pri, whole genome shotgun sequence contains these coding sequences:
- the LOC133770548 gene encoding ATP synthase F(0) complex subunit C3, mitochondrial-like, translating to MFACAKLACTPALIRAGSRVAYRPISVLSRPEARTGEGSTVFNGAQNGVSQLIRREFQTSAISRDIDTAAKFTGAGAATVGVAGSGAGIGTVFGSFIIGYARNPLLKQQLFSYAILGFALSGAMGLFCSVGVMEMYVISRVISLKMKT from the coding sequence ATGTTCGCCTGCGCCAAGCTCGCCTGCACCCCTGCTCTGATCCGAGCTGGATCCAGAGTCGCATACAGACCAATTTCTGTGTTGTCCCGACCAGAGGCCAGGACTGGAGAGGGCTCTACGGTATTTAATGGGGCCCAGAATGGTGTGTCTCAACTTATCCGAAGGGAGTTTCAGACCAGTGCAATCAGCAGAGACATTGATACTGCTGCCAAATTTACTGGTGCAGGTGCTGCAACAGTAGGAGTGGCTGGTTCTGGTGCTGGTATTGGAACAGTTTTTGGCAGCTTCATCATTGGTTATGCCAGAAACCCTTTGCTGAAGCAGCAGCTGTTCTCATATGCTATCCTAGGATTTGCCTTGTCTGGAGCTATGGGTCTCTTTTGTAGTGTTGGTGTCATGGAAATGTACGTTATTTCCAGAGTCATTTCATTAaagatgaaaacttaa